A window of Tautonia plasticadhaerens contains these coding sequences:
- a CDS encoding SIMPL domain-containing protein yields the protein MHSETTIPAMAMAFALLGMTLAASAQEDGMSDRRTLSVSGQGKISAAPDVADINVGVVAEAQTAREALSQGNQAMASLTEQLKGRGVAAKDVQTTNVNLSPRYAQPPRPQPGQAQQGQEGFTPRIIGYSVTNSVRVTVRDLAKLGELLDAVVTAGANQMNGIGFRVEQSEKLLDEARKRAVADARRKAEQLCGELGMVLGAPIQVTENSGFAPPPPQPMMGRAMMMAAESVPVSPGEQELTVSVGVLFEMTRPE from the coding sequence ATGCACTCGGAGACGACGATCCCGGCGATGGCGATGGCCTTCGCCCTGCTCGGCATGACCCTGGCCGCCTCGGCCCAGGAGGACGGGATGAGCGACCGCAGGACCCTGTCGGTCTCCGGCCAGGGGAAGATCTCGGCGGCCCCGGACGTGGCCGACATCAACGTCGGCGTCGTGGCCGAGGCCCAGACCGCCCGCGAGGCCCTCTCCCAGGGCAACCAGGCGATGGCCTCGCTCACCGAGCAGCTCAAGGGCCGGGGGGTGGCCGCCAAGGACGTCCAGACGACCAACGTCAACCTCAGCCCCCGGTACGCCCAGCCCCCCCGCCCCCAGCCGGGGCAGGCCCAGCAAGGCCAGGAGGGGTTCACCCCCCGGATCATCGGCTACAGCGTCACCAATTCCGTGCGCGTCACGGTGCGGGACCTGGCGAAGCTGGGGGAACTGCTCGACGCCGTGGTGACCGCCGGGGCCAACCAGATGAACGGCATCGGCTTCCGGGTCGAGCAGTCGGAGAAGCTGCTGGACGAGGCCCGCAAGCGGGCCGTGGCCGACGCCCGCCGCAAGGCCGAGCAGCTCTGCGGAGAGCTCGGCATGGTGCTCGGCGCCCCGATTCAGGTCACGGAGAACAGCGGCTTCGCCCCCCCTCCCCCGCAGCCGATGATGGGCCGGGCCATGATGATGGCCGCCGAGTCGGTCCCCGTCTCCCCGGGGGAGCAGGAGCTGACCGTCTCGGTCGGCGTGCTCTTCGAGATGACCCGGCCGGAGTGA
- a CDS encoding ABC transporter permease, whose protein sequence is MAIEGQPKVEAAVGRPSRIRGTLGWAWTLLAPFLGLVLIVLLFAWLTRDSGAFMTAYNWRTIAVQSVIVGTAALGMTLIMIVGGIDLSVGSMVALVTVASASMVGGFELPVPALPSALGGDLPRRVLGESIAVPAVPLPAAMVGGVLLGGICGLVNGGLITRLGVVPFIVTLGTMKVFRGLAKWSAGSTSVYIDEGEKAPWFKGLLATDAAPPAGVEQALGALPGPLGAAAREFARLAPGVWILLALSVLTALVLRYGLLGRHAYAVGSNEATARLCGLDVPGIKLAVFGIAGLLTGLAGVMQFTYLGGTGDPTTAEGLELQVIAAVVIGGGSLSGGEGKVLGTLIGVLIMSVLNNGSVHAGLPNPTQDVIIGVIIIAAVTLDRIRHRGEG, encoded by the coding sequence GTGGCGATCGAGGGGCAACCGAAGGTGGAGGCGGCCGTCGGCCGGCCGTCGAGGATCCGGGGGACCCTGGGATGGGCCTGGACGCTGCTCGCGCCGTTCCTGGGCCTCGTGCTGATCGTCCTGCTCTTCGCCTGGCTGACGAGGGACTCCGGCGCCTTCATGACCGCCTACAACTGGCGGACGATCGCCGTGCAGTCGGTGATCGTCGGCACGGCGGCGCTGGGCATGACCCTGATCATGATCGTCGGCGGCATCGACCTGTCGGTCGGCTCGATGGTCGCCCTGGTGACGGTGGCCTCGGCGTCGATGGTCGGCGGCTTCGAGCTACCGGTGCCCGCCCTGCCCTCGGCGCTGGGGGGAGACCTGCCCCGGAGGGTGCTGGGGGAGTCGATCGCCGTGCCGGCGGTGCCGCTGCCGGCGGCGATGGTGGGCGGGGTGCTGCTGGGGGGGATCTGCGGGCTGGTCAACGGCGGGCTGATCACCCGGCTGGGGGTCGTGCCGTTCATCGTCACCCTGGGGACGATGAAGGTGTTCCGGGGGCTGGCGAAGTGGTCGGCCGGCAGCACGTCGGTCTACATCGACGAGGGGGAGAAGGCCCCCTGGTTCAAGGGCCTGCTGGCCACCGACGCCGCCCCGCCCGCCGGGGTCGAGCAGGCGCTCGGGGCGCTCCCGGGCCCCCTGGGGGCGGCGGCCCGGGAATTCGCCCGCCTGGCGCCGGGGGTCTGGATCTTGCTGGCCCTGAGCGTGCTGACGGCCCTGGTCTTGCGGTACGGCCTGCTCGGCCGCCACGCCTACGCCGTCGGCTCGAACGAGGCGACGGCCCGGCTCTGCGGCCTGGACGTCCCGGGGATCAAGCTGGCGGTCTTCGGGATCGCCGGGCTCCTGACCGGCCTGGCCGGGGTGATGCAGTTCACCTACCTCGGCGGCACCGGGGACCCGACCACGGCCGAGGGGCTGGAGCTGCAGGTGATCGCCGCGGTGGTCATCGGCGGCGGCAGCCTCTCGGGGGGGGAGGGGAAGGTGCTCGGCACCCTGATCGGGGTGCTGATCATGTCGGTGCTCAACAACGGCAGCGTCCACGCGGGCCTGCCCAACCCGACCCAGGACGTCATCATCGGCGTCATCATCATCGCCGCGGTCACGCTGGACCGGATCCGGCACCGGGGCGAGGGCTGA